From the Laribacter hongkongensis DSM 14985 genome, one window contains:
- a CDS encoding rhodanese-like domain-containing protein yields the protein MFALFQRLLGGHSPQLPQGDDVLLIDVREPAEFAGSHAPGALSLPLGQLQSGIARIAPGLDTPMILYCASGMRSASGVRMLAALGYTGVHNAGGLGQAVAWARQRNSST from the coding sequence ATGTTTGCCCTGTTCCAACGCCTGCTGGGCGGCCACAGCCCGCAACTGCCGCAAGGTGACGATGTCCTGCTGATCGACGTGCGCGAGCCGGCCGAATTCGCCGGCAGCCACGCTCCCGGTGCCCTGTCGCTGCCGCTGGGCCAGTTGCAGTCCGGCATTGCCCGCATTGCCCCCGGCCTCGACACGCCGATGATCCTCTACTGCGCCAGCGGCATGCGCTCGGCCAGCGGCGTACGCATGCTGGCCGCACTGGGCTATACCGGCGTGCACAATGCCGGCGGCCTCGGTCAGGCCGTAGCGTGGGCGCGCCAGCGCAACAGCAGCACCTGA
- a CDS encoding YgaP family membrane protein yields the protein MTIERAIRFFAGCMILLSLALAVPASPLYASQNFLWLTAFVGANLLQFSLTNFCPLAIVLKKLGVKEGTGGCGGRACS from the coding sequence ATGACCATCGAACGCGCCATCCGCTTTTTTGCCGGCTGCATGATCCTGTTGAGCCTCGCCCTGGCCGTCCCGGCCAGCCCGCTGTACGCCAGCCAGAACTTCCTGTGGCTGACGGCCTTTGTCGGCGCCAACCTGTTGCAGTTTTCGCTGACCAACTTCTGCCCGCTCGCCATCGTGCTGAAAAAGCTCGGCGTCAAGGAAGGCACGGGCGGCTGCGGAGGCCGGGCATGTTCGTAA
- a CDS encoding TolC family protein produces the protein MFVNRLTVLAALLAASPALYAFDLLDAWQAARQHDPQLAAVEATRQADATLARQGRALRLPTVGLSAGAGTASQEQDTQGARFTMPGMQSDQVDFESRVRNGTATRWGVELRQPLYDREKSASASQLEARARAGAARATADEQGVMLDVTQRYFEVLRLDAALASARAQDEAVAEALGLAQARYDVGDAPVTDLEEARARRDLIAAELLALQQARELAGARLADVTGGLAGSPAAISRDPGPTGLPLAPLAELQARARQHSPLLAAGSAARDAAAEEVGKYRAWASPKLELVARAGEDRLRGSGSAAQYGRQQYAGVELTIPLFTSGWRSARLDEALARREAADAGLRSQALSVDDQVRQAWQGVSVGHARLAALAAARQSVERQLAATRAGVEEGARTTLDLLNAQQARAGIVREQAALRHDTLLDWLRLQAATGDLDPAALARVNALLN, from the coding sequence ATGTTCGTAAACCGCCTGACGGTGCTCGCAGCCCTGCTGGCGGCGAGCCCGGCGCTGTACGCCTTTGACCTGCTCGACGCCTGGCAGGCAGCCCGCCAGCACGATCCGCAACTGGCGGCCGTCGAAGCCACCCGCCAAGCCGACGCCACGCTGGCCCGCCAGGGACGCGCCCTGCGCCTGCCGACCGTCGGACTCAGCGCCGGAGCCGGCACGGCCAGCCAGGAACAGGACACCCAGGGCGCCCGCTTCACCATGCCGGGCATGCAGTCCGACCAGGTGGATTTTGAGTCGCGGGTACGCAACGGCACCGCCACCCGCTGGGGCGTGGAACTGCGCCAGCCGCTCTACGACCGGGAAAAATCGGCCAGCGCCAGCCAGCTCGAAGCGCGGGCCCGCGCCGGCGCCGCCCGCGCCACGGCGGACGAACAGGGCGTGATGCTGGATGTGACACAGCGCTATTTCGAAGTCCTGCGGCTGGACGCGGCACTGGCCAGTGCCCGGGCGCAGGACGAAGCGGTGGCCGAGGCTCTGGGACTGGCCCAGGCCCGCTACGACGTGGGCGACGCGCCGGTCACCGACCTGGAAGAAGCCCGCGCCCGCCGCGACCTGATCGCTGCCGAACTGCTGGCCCTGCAACAGGCCCGCGAACTGGCCGGGGCCCGCCTCGCCGACGTCACCGGCGGTCTGGCCGGCAGCCCCGCGGCCATCAGCCGCGATCCCGGCCCCACCGGCCTGCCGCTGGCTCCGCTGGCGGAATTGCAGGCGCGGGCGCGCCAGCACAGTCCGCTGCTGGCCGCCGGATCGGCCGCCCGTGATGCGGCGGCCGAAGAAGTCGGCAAATACCGCGCCTGGGCCAGCCCGAAGCTGGAACTGGTGGCCCGCGCCGGAGAAGACCGCCTCCGCGGCAGCGGCAGTGCCGCCCAGTACGGGCGCCAGCAGTATGCCGGCGTCGAGCTGACCATCCCGCTGTTTACCAGCGGCTGGCGCTCGGCCAGGCTCGACGAGGCGCTGGCCCGGCGCGAGGCGGCCGATGCCGGCCTGCGCAGCCAAGCCCTGTCAGTGGATGACCAGGTGCGGCAGGCATGGCAGGGCGTCAGCGTCGGCCATGCCCGGCTGGCCGCACTGGCGGCAGCCCGGCAGTCGGTGGAGCGCCAGCTGGCGGCCACCCGCGCCGGCGTCGAGGAAGGTGCCCGCACCACGCTGGACCTGCTGAATGCCCAACAGGCCCGCGCCGGCATCGTGCGCGAGCAGGCTGCGCTGCGCCACGATACCCTGCTGGACTGGCTGCGCCTGCAGGCCGCTACCGGTGACCTGGACCCGGCAGCGCTGGCCCGCGTCAATGCCTTGCTGAACTAA
- a CDS encoding M48 family metalloprotease, producing the protein MKTPLALLLAGLMAVTPVTAQINLPDLGDSAEAGFSSRDESRAGREGVVWLRAQEAMLGDAELDDYLNRLSRRLATASPDPAQHYTLFAIDDGQINAFAMPGGYIGVHTGLLLAAQSESELASVIGHEMAHVSQRHIARQLEQQGMNQLLAIGGILAAVLMASAGGGADAALAAAQVGPGMAMQKQLAYSRDFEREADRVGMQTLTRAGFDPRAMAAFFDRMQKVNRASNNNALAFLRTHPVTSERMSEAQGRALSLPSRMPADSTEFLLAREKARLSRLDPQAAISFYTDALKDGRYLSEMAQWYGLAGAQLKRNDLAAARTSAARARALAPAPHPWLVSLDAAIAAAGGDYATSARLYREGRQRFPDAPALAYGELDSLIAAGQTDAARQLAETAVSRRPEDPELWARLARIYADRDKLRYHFALGQQLYYQQEARPALEQFQLAREAPGDDFYLRSRLDARIRELMPVVKEQIEAQRQRR; encoded by the coding sequence ATGAAGACGCCGCTCGCACTCCTGCTCGCCGGGCTGATGGCTGTTACACCGGTCACGGCCCAGATCAACCTGCCCGATCTCGGCGATTCGGCCGAAGCCGGATTCAGCTCCCGCGACGAATCTCGCGCCGGCCGCGAGGGCGTGGTCTGGCTGCGGGCCCAGGAGGCCATGCTGGGTGACGCCGAGCTGGACGACTACCTCAACCGGCTGTCCCGCCGGCTGGCCACCGCCAGCCCGGACCCGGCCCAGCACTACACCCTGTTTGCCATCGACGACGGCCAGATCAACGCCTTTGCCATGCCCGGCGGCTATATCGGCGTGCATACCGGCCTGTTGCTGGCGGCCCAGAGCGAATCGGAGCTCGCCAGCGTCATCGGCCACGAAATGGCCCACGTCAGCCAGCGTCACATTGCCCGCCAGCTGGAGCAGCAGGGCATGAACCAGCTGCTGGCCATCGGCGGCATCCTGGCTGCGGTCCTGATGGCCAGCGCCGGCGGCGGCGCCGATGCGGCACTGGCCGCTGCACAGGTCGGCCCGGGCATGGCGATGCAAAAGCAGCTGGCGTACAGCCGGGATTTCGAGCGCGAGGCCGACCGTGTCGGCATGCAGACACTCACACGCGCCGGCTTTGACCCGCGCGCCATGGCGGCGTTTTTCGACCGCATGCAGAAGGTCAACCGCGCCAGCAACAACAACGCGCTGGCCTTCCTGCGCACCCACCCGGTCACCAGCGAGCGCATGAGCGAGGCACAGGGCCGGGCACTCAGCCTGCCCAGCCGCATGCCGGCCGATTCGACCGAATTCCTGCTGGCACGCGAAAAGGCACGCCTGTCCCGCCTCGACCCGCAGGCCGCCATCAGCTTTTATACCGATGCGCTCAAGGACGGCCGTTACCTGAGCGAAATGGCGCAGTGGTACGGTCTGGCCGGGGCCCAGCTCAAGCGCAACGACCTGGCCGCGGCGCGGACATCGGCAGCCAGGGCACGCGCGCTGGCACCGGCTCCGCATCCGTGGCTGGTGTCGCTGGACGCTGCCATCGCCGCAGCCGGCGGCGACTACGCCACCAGCGCCCGCCTGTACCGCGAAGGCCGCCAGCGCTTCCCGGACGCACCAGCTCTCGCCTATGGCGAACTCGACAGCCTGATCGCCGCCGGCCAGACCGATGCAGCCCGCCAGCTGGCCGAAACAGCCGTGTCGCGCCGGCCGGAAGACCCCGAGCTGTGGGCGCGGCTGGCACGCATCTATGCCGACCGCGACAAGCTGCGCTACCACTTTGCGCTGGGCCAGCAGCTGTATTACCAGCAGGAAGCGCGCCCGGCGCTGGAGCAGTTCCAGCTGGCCCGCGAAGCACCGGGTGACGATTTTTACCTGCGTTCGCGCCTTGATGCGCGCATCCGCGAGCTGATGCCCGTGGTCAAGGAACAGATCGAGGCCCAGCGCCAGCGCCGCTAA
- the aceE gene encoding pyruvate dehydrogenase (acetyl-transferring), homodimeric type: MADYPTPDIDPQETQEWLAALASVLDTEGPERAHFLLQQMVERARRRGAYLPFDATTAYQNTIPVAKEAHSPGDHELEHRIRSINRWNAAAMVLRAGKKDLELGGHIASFQSSATLYDVGFNHFWRAHNDEQEGDLVFFQGHIAPGIYARAFMEGRISAEQLDSFRQEVDGQGLSSYPHPWLMPGFWQFPTVSMGLGPLMAIYQARFLKYLESRGLAKTPGRKVWCFCGDGEMDEPESMGAIAMAAREGLDNLIFVINCNLQRLDGPVRGNGKIIQELEGNFRGAGWNVLKVIWGSRWDPLLAMDSKGLLKKRMDECVDGDYQTFKSKNGAYVREHFFGKYPELREMVANMSDAEIWALNRGGHDPHKVYAAYHEATTNPQGRPTVILAKTIKGYGMGSSGEAQNIAHQAKKMDLEDLRKFRDRFGIPVSDAELASAPYYKPADDSAEMRYMHARRAALGGYLPQRRPVQAPMAIPGLHVFDALLQDSGERSFSTTMAFVRMLGTLLKDKTIGRHIVPIVPDESRTFGMEGMFRQYGIWSTQGQNYVPQDADQLMFYKESRDGQMLQEGINEPGAMSSWIAAATSYANHGTPMIPFYIYYSMFGFQRIGDLAWAAGDMRARGFMLGGTAGRTTLNGEGLQHEDGHSHIQAGLIPNCVSYDPTFSGELAVILQDGLKRMYVDQEDVFFYITLMNENYRHRALPAGSEQGVLKGLYCLQPADGADVQLLGSGTILNEVLAAADLLRDDFGLQANVWSATSFNLLARDGRAAERHNRLHPTAAPQQGWVEQQLAGQQGPFIAATDYIRAYAEQIREWVPGRYTVLGTDGFGRSDSRANLRRHFEVDRYHVVIAALKALADEGRLPAGRVAEAIARYGIDADRPAPWTV; the protein is encoded by the coding sequence ATGGCTGACTACCCGACCCCCGACATTGATCCGCAGGAAACCCAGGAATGGCTGGCCGCGCTGGCGTCCGTGCTGGACACCGAAGGCCCAGAACGCGCCCATTTCCTGTTGCAGCAGATGGTCGAACGCGCCCGCCGCCGCGGCGCCTACCTGCCCTTCGATGCCACCACCGCCTACCAGAACACCATCCCGGTCGCCAAAGAGGCGCACTCGCCGGGCGATCACGAGCTGGAGCACCGCATCCGCTCAATCAACCGCTGGAACGCGGCCGCCATGGTGCTGCGCGCCGGCAAGAAAGACCTCGAGCTGGGCGGCCACATCGCCAGCTTCCAGTCTTCCGCCACCCTCTATGACGTCGGCTTCAACCACTTCTGGCGCGCCCACAACGACGAGCAGGAAGGCGATCTGGTGTTTTTCCAGGGCCACATCGCTCCGGGCATCTACGCCCGCGCCTTCATGGAAGGACGCATCTCCGCCGAGCAGCTCGACAGCTTCCGCCAGGAAGTCGACGGCCAGGGCCTGTCGTCCTACCCGCACCCGTGGCTGATGCCGGGGTTCTGGCAGTTCCCCACCGTGTCCATGGGCCTGGGCCCCTTGATGGCCATCTACCAGGCACGCTTCCTCAAGTACCTCGAAAGCCGCGGGCTGGCCAAGACGCCGGGACGCAAGGTGTGGTGCTTCTGCGGTGACGGCGAAATGGACGAGCCCGAATCGATGGGCGCCATCGCCATGGCCGCGCGCGAAGGTCTCGACAACCTGATCTTCGTCATCAACTGCAACCTGCAACGGCTGGACGGCCCGGTGCGCGGCAACGGCAAGATCATCCAGGAACTGGAAGGCAACTTCCGCGGCGCCGGCTGGAACGTGCTCAAGGTGATCTGGGGCAGCCGCTGGGATCCGCTGCTGGCCATGGACAGCAAGGGCCTGCTGAAAAAGCGCATGGACGAATGCGTGGACGGCGACTACCAGACCTTCAAGTCGAAAAACGGCGCCTACGTGCGCGAGCACTTCTTCGGCAAGTATCCGGAGCTGCGCGAGATGGTCGCCAACATGTCGGACGCCGAAATCTGGGCGCTCAACCGCGGCGGTCACGACCCGCACAAGGTGTACGCCGCCTACCACGAGGCCACCACCAATCCGCAGGGCCGGCCGACCGTGATCCTCGCCAAGACCATCAAGGGTTACGGCATGGGCTCCAGTGGCGAAGCGCAGAACATCGCCCACCAGGCCAAGAAGATGGACCTGGAAGACCTGCGCAAGTTCCGCGACCGCTTCGGCATTCCGGTATCGGACGCCGAGCTGGCCAGCGCCCCCTACTACAAGCCGGCCGACGACAGCGCCGAAATGCGCTACATGCACGCCCGCCGCGCCGCACTGGGCGGCTACCTGCCGCAGCGCCGGCCGGTCCAGGCGCCGATGGCCATTCCCGGCCTGCACGTCTTTGACGCCCTGTTGCAGGATTCGGGCGAGCGCAGCTTCTCCACCACCATGGCTTTCGTGCGCATGCTGGGCACGCTGCTGAAAGACAAGACCATCGGCCGCCACATCGTGCCGATCGTGCCGGACGAATCACGCACCTTCGGCATGGAAGGCATGTTCCGCCAGTACGGCATCTGGTCCACCCAGGGCCAGAACTACGTGCCGCAGGATGCCGACCAGCTGATGTTCTACAAGGAATCGCGGGACGGCCAGATGCTGCAGGAAGGCATCAACGAGCCGGGCGCCATGTCGAGCTGGATTGCCGCCGCCACCAGCTACGCCAACCACGGCACGCCGATGATCCCGTTCTACATCTACTACTCGATGTTCGGCTTCCAGCGCATCGGTGACCTCGCATGGGCCGCCGGCGACATGCGCGCCCGCGGCTTCATGCTCGGCGGCACCGCCGGCCGCACCACGCTCAACGGCGAAGGCCTGCAACACGAGGACGGCCACAGCCACATCCAGGCCGGCCTGATCCCCAACTGCGTCAGCTACGACCCGACCTTCTCCGGCGAGCTGGCCGTCATCCTGCAGGACGGCCTCAAGCGCATGTACGTCGACCAGGAAGACGTGTTCTTCTACATCACCCTGATGAACGAGAACTACCGTCACCGCGCGCTGCCGGCCGGCAGCGAACAGGGCGTGCTCAAGGGCCTTTACTGCCTGCAACCGGCTGACGGCGCCGACGTGCAGCTCCTGGGCTCCGGCACTATCCTCAACGAAGTGCTGGCAGCCGCCGACCTGCTGCGCGACGACTTCGGCCTCCAGGCCAATGTCTGGAGCGCCACCTCGTTCAACCTGCTGGCCCGTGACGGCCGGGCTGCTGAGCGCCACAACCGCCTGCACCCGACCGCTGCCCCGCAGCAAGGCTGGGTCGAACAGCAGCTGGCCGGCCAGCAAGGCCCCTTCATCGCCGCCACCGACTACATCCGCGCCTACGCCGAACAGATCCGCGAATGGGTTCCGGGCCGCTACACCGTGCTCGGCACCGACGGCTTTGGCCGCTCCGACAGCCGCGCCAACCTGCGCCGCCATTTCGAAGTCGACCGTTATCATGTCGTCATTGCCGCGCTCAAGGCCCTGGCCGACGAAGGCCGGCTGCCGGCCG